A region from the Patescibacteria group bacterium genome encodes:
- a CDS encoding LCP family protein — MAEFKDLPTNSISYHEPPAARGKFFLYGVFILLSLTVIWLARQPHVQATFIDWNNYSLWENVKRLTSSEDKALLGENDGRINFLLLGQGGPGHDGPYLTDTIMLASLDTKHKNVGLLSLPRDLVVNIPGFGARKINNANAFGELKGNGLGPLLAKETISQLLDQPIHYYVRLDFSSFVSLVDDLGGLPINIEQSFTDSQYPGPNYSFTVVNFETGQQTLSGEKTLQYVRSRHGSNQQGSDFSRAKRQQQVLLALKDQLLSAKTLFNPRKILHLYQDISQGLLTDITAQETVRLANLLSGLKTQNIRHRIIDTSPGGLLKEATGGDGAYLLLPKTADYSDIKKLAADLLANSGPLAENPYLIIENGTTIPGLAESVTQTLKNKGLTNIIFGNANRRDFPRTILYDYSGGQKPDSRQLLESFFGLNAVTLEPVTTNSEQADFRLILGRDRAPN, encoded by the coding sequence ATGGCGGAATTTAAAGACTTACCAACTAACTCAATCAGTTATCATGAACCACCAGCCGCTCGGGGGAAATTTTTTTTGTATGGGGTTTTTATTCTGCTAAGTCTAACGGTAATTTGGCTAGCCAGACAACCTCATGTTCAAGCAACTTTTATTGATTGGAATAATTATTCATTATGGGAAAACGTTAAACGTTTAACTAGTAGTGAAGACAAAGCCTTGCTCGGTGAAAACGACGGCCGGATAAATTTTTTGCTGCTCGGCCAAGGTGGTCCAGGACATGACGGACCGTATTTAACCGATACAATTATGCTAGCCAGCTTAGACACCAAGCATAAAAATGTTGGTTTGTTGTCTTTGCCACGAGACTTAGTAGTTAATATACCCGGTTTTGGTGCCCGTAAAATAAACAATGCCAACGCTTTTGGTGAATTAAAAGGCAATGGTTTGGGCCCCTTATTAGCTAAAGAAACTATTAGCCAACTTTTAGACCAACCAATTCATTATTATGTCCGCTTAGATTTTTCTAGTTTCGTTTCTTTGGTGGATGATTTAGGTGGTTTGCCAATTAATATAGAACAAAGCTTCACCGATAGTCAGTATCCAGGGCCAAACTATAGTTTTACTGTTGTTAATTTTGAAACCGGTCAACAAACTTTATCTGGCGAAAAAACTTTACAATATGTTCGCTCTAGGCATGGTAGTAATCAACAAGGCTCTGATTTTTCACGAGCTAAACGTCAACAACAAGTTCTACTAGCTCTAAAAGATCAATTATTATCTGCTAAAACATTATTTAATCCGCGTAAAATTCTCCATCTTTATCAAGATATTTCCCAAGGACTACTAACCGATATTACCGCCCAAGAAACAGTTCGGCTAGCTAATTTATTAAGCGGCCTAAAAACCCAAAATATCCGACATCGAATAATCGACACTTCACCCGGCGGCCTGCTTAAAGAAGCTACCGGCGGTGACGGAGCTTATTTACTCCTACCTAAAACAGCTGACTATTCTGATATTAAAAAATTAGCCGCTGATTTACTGGCTAATTCCGGCCCATTGGCCGAAAACCCCTACTTAATCATTGAAAATGGCACCACCATACCTGGTCTAGCTGAATCAGTTACCCAAACCTTAAAAAATAAAGGCCTAACCAATATAATCTTTGGCAATGCTAATCGCCGTGATTTCCCCCGCACGATATTGTATGATTACAGTGGTGGACAAAAACCAGACAGTCGCCAACTACTGGAATCATTTTTCGGTCTAAACGCCGTAACTTTAGAACCAGTAACTACTAATTCCGAACAGGCGGATTTTCGTCTTATTTTAGGACGTGATCGAGCACCTAACTAA
- a CDS encoding GatB/YqeY domain-containing protein has product MSNQTISERLVEDIKKAARGHSEDLQVLRMLKAALANEVISLRAQNKELTEANSMQIIRRESKRRKEAAQLYKEAGRVDLANKELAEDKVLVTYLPPAPALEDIKKQIIKLKNELALSQDKDRGKLTKAVLDYYQGSVDGGTVSALVVESLKN; this is encoded by the coding sequence ATGTCTAATCAGACAATTAGTGAGCGCTTAGTCGAAGATATAAAAAAAGCGGCCCGGGGGCATTCGGAAGACCTTCAAGTCTTGCGAATGCTTAAGGCCGCTTTGGCTAATGAAGTAATTTCTTTAAGAGCACAAAATAAGGAGTTAACTGAAGCTAATAGTATGCAAATTATTCGGCGGGAAAGTAAAAGACGTAAAGAAGCGGCCCAGCTTTACAAGGAGGCTGGTCGAGTTGATTTAGCCAATAAAGAATTAGCCGAAGATAAAGTTCTGGTTACTTACTTGCCGCCGGCCCCGGCCTTGGAGGATATTAAAAAACAAATTATTAAATTGAAAAATGAGTTAGCTTTGTCTCAAGATAAGGATCGCGGTAAATTAACCAAAGCTGTTTTGGATTATTATCAAGGTTCGGTGGATGGTGGAACTGTCAGCGCTTTAGTGGTTGAAAGTTTAAAGAATTAA
- a CDS encoding Ig-like domain-containing protein: MTKSTGWLVGLSAFIFSYYVVYAQEFGLDNLEQGNVNLGNQPLIETVANIINIFLGVLGIIAVVLIIYAGYIWLTSQGNEEKITQAKKILSSAVIGLVIILASFGIATFIFNRLTGAINNNGDGGPGDSSLCPDGSLPPCLPTAGAQYLQTKRTYPGGTGVSLCSNVQVEFNQSVKRDQVNVNSFKIVKISDGEAFSGGQFFPSSDAAIISYRHLGQDFSPNTQYEVSLQGGSAGIVSVNSLRFKLDPGKTWQFTTGTQSDSQLPKVVTTEPAENKTEVCRETPIQIAFNEPMDAASFYGNVILREKDNPTSVMQLSQPSFGNNFQIVTFYAQTSGGQRLSLSASTQYEVILKSGPEGITDTCGNPLDGNSNGQADGSGDDYIWQFTTGLTLQCSPILSSVEPSATNYGQTVTLAGENLFLDGEVDFNGLLSGNNSFDNLENILCWNGQSHYPVGHSLRVACVDGQVKVRLPVGTDTGPAYDQDGLTAKGGRVSLRVGFSKSNELSFKSLSPYLDKVSPNQGASDQFISLQGYNFGDQPGVVKFWSGSNSWIAEAPGQCSNWWQETDITVKVPQGLPLGDYMLQLTTASTGTNSSNKPSNLENFTVNNNPVGPGICSLAPNQVAIEELPLAVKVTGERFGNQSIGNKLSFSDFLANKFSPEFYWQDDEIYTQTPVLGALNALAAGRHQVCVTSNGLKSNCKILQVSGAGQTVVKQPKVVEYTACLSGTQSPSPALNDLSCNNTLVSVRFTESMLASSLTVANIKLRVCGQADIFNQSDCQTEINWETIEILPSSQSGAEGFTAKSVANLQPGYWYQATIKQSVVSLVGLNLAEDYVWQWRVKPTGSCSLDKVLVSPSQAKISSLTTPNNTKDFIGQAVASNCNILSPSGYSWQWSSDNTTKATVTPLSNSFKSRATAKDWTAVDQPVMIKAKISSENKENQSRLYITDKDIDVGSDPDSTVLRLIKVEPLGSAQNVCRNAVVVATFNRPPLANEVKASDLVLKTGCNEDACPEIIETILGTTSLRGSRLIFTPKNNLLPPNSSHSSYQVFLPSGRFDCGTVNNCQWNFRVGQEVCQVDKVFIDPADHVYNKPGQGQEFYAQARDKEDVAVNASYKWTKSDAAGVVSLSGLVSEQSVVAVSGNKNGRAALQVIADASNQLAGQASTSALLEVYLCEVPWQSDDNKYNFRLRYCRSVTVNDSSAGLPELIKAGPLPGQGDLLNEYLLRIDGSEDVIGLRVYSNNNQLNPMDWYNNRSDIIKANPKLIGNLDDYSAIQDGNSVYVGAVNLTAGKAYSNIYVLSYNKSAGQSMTQIFNELINNWQFNINLSSTDSISKLKRDYQRLTDLRTIRTALEDYYQAKGSYPVLSAGTYLTGRTVSAWPSWQSELGNVLGAGLPVDPKNKLVDCGSGYNANTCWNEVIKNFKCSLGSHVYQYIYNGQGGLTGYSLLANFEYKNIIWSLSSGEVTISNNDNCDSYKYNSTSQNIKIDPKQLEAVE; this comes from the coding sequence TTGACTAAATCAACCGGTTGGTTGGTTGGTTTGTCTGCTTTTATTTTTAGTTATTATGTCGTTTACGCCCAAGAGTTCGGTTTAGATAATTTAGAGCAAGGTAATGTTAATTTAGGTAATCAGCCGTTAATTGAAACGGTGGCTAATATTATAAATATATTTTTAGGTGTTTTGGGTATTATAGCCGTTGTTTTAATTATTTATGCCGGCTATATTTGGTTGACTTCGCAAGGTAATGAAGAAAAAATTACTCAAGCAAAAAAAATATTATCTTCAGCTGTTATTGGTTTGGTAATTATTTTGGCTTCTTTTGGTATAGCGACTTTTATTTTTAATCGTTTAACAGGTGCGATAAATAATAATGGTGATGGTGGTCCAGGTGACAGTAGTTTGTGTCCTGATGGTAGCCTACCCCCTTGTTTACCAACAGCTGGGGCACAGTACTTGCAAACAAAAAGAACTTACCCTGGGGGTACTGGTGTAAGTTTGTGTAGCAATGTTCAGGTGGAGTTTAATCAATCAGTTAAACGTGATCAGGTAAATGTTAATAGTTTTAAAATAGTTAAAATATCGGACGGGGAGGCTTTTAGTGGTGGCCAATTTTTTCCAAGCAGTGACGCGGCAATTATTTCTTATCGTCATTTAGGTCAAGATTTTTCACCCAATACACAATATGAGGTTAGTTTGCAGGGTGGTAGCGCTGGTATAGTAAGCGTTAATAGCTTACGGTTTAAACTTGATCCGGGTAAAACTTGGCAATTTACTACTGGTACACAGTCTGACAGCCAATTGCCTAAAGTGGTTACTACCGAACCTGCTGAAAATAAGACTGAAGTTTGTCGGGAAACACCTATTCAAATTGCGTTTAATGAACCAATGGACGCTGCTAGTTTTTACGGCAATGTTATATTAAGAGAAAAAGACAATCCAACTTCAGTTATGCAATTAAGTCAGCCCTCTTTTGGTAATAATTTCCAGATTGTTACTTTTTATGCTCAGACTAGTGGTGGACAGAGATTAAGTTTATCGGCCAGTACTCAGTATGAGGTAATTCTGAAAAGCGGACCAGAAGGGATAACAGATACTTGTGGTAATCCTTTAGATGGTAATAGTAACGGCCAAGCAGATGGCAGTGGTGATGATTATATTTGGCAGTTTACTACAGGTTTAACTTTACAGTGTAGTCCGATATTAAGTTCGGTTGAGCCGTCAGCGACTAATTACGGACAAACTGTGACTCTGGCTGGTGAGAATTTATTTTTAGATGGGGAAGTCGACTTTAATGGTTTGCTGTCAGGTAATAATAGTTTTGATAATTTAGAGAATATTTTATGTTGGAATGGACAATCTCATTATCCAGTAGGCCATAGTTTACGGGTTGCTTGTGTTGACGGACAGGTTAAGGTGCGTTTGCCTGTGGGTACAGATACTGGTCCGGCTTATGATCAGGACGGTTTAACAGCTAAAGGTGGTCGAGTTAGTCTAAGGGTTGGCTTCAGCAAATCTAATGAATTATCTTTTAAATCTTTAAGTCCTTATTTAGATAAGGTGTCGCCTAATCAGGGGGCGTCTGATCAATTTATTAGTTTGCAAGGATATAATTTTGGTGATCAACCAGGTGTAGTTAAATTTTGGTCGGGCAGTAATTCTTGGATAGCTGAGGCGCCCGGTCAGTGTAGTAATTGGTGGCAAGAGACGGATATTACCGTAAAAGTTCCTCAAGGTTTGCCACTGGGTGATTACATGTTGCAATTAACAACTGCCTCAACTGGTACTAATAGTTCTAATAAGCCTAGCAACTTAGAAAATTTTACAGTTAATAATAATCCGGTTGGACCAGGTATTTGTTCTTTAGCTCCTAATCAAGTTGCGATAGAGGAGTTGCCGCTGGCGGTTAAGGTGACAGGTGAACGTTTTGGTAATCAGTCCATAGGTAATAAATTATCATTTAGTGATTTTTTGGCGAATAAGTTTAGTCCAGAATTTTATTGGCAAGATGATGAAATTTATACTCAGACGCCAGTTTTAGGAGCTCTTAATGCTTTAGCAGCTGGTCGTCATCAGGTTTGTGTTACTTCTAACGGATTAAAATCAAATTGTAAGATTTTGCAGGTTTCGGGTGCCGGACAAACAGTGGTTAAACAACCTAAAGTTGTGGAATATACTGCCTGTTTATCTGGTACGCAGAGTCCTAGTCCGGCTTTGAATGATTTAAGCTGCAACAATACTTTGGTGTCGGTTCGTTTTACCGAAAGTATGTTAGCAAGTAGTCTGACGGTCGCTAATATAAAATTACGAGTCTGTGGCCAGGCTGATATATTTAATCAATCAGATTGTCAAACGGAAATTAATTGGGAAACTATTGAAATACTGCCTAGTAGTCAAAGCGGTGCTGAGGGTTTTACAGCCAAATCGGTAGCTAATTTACAGCCTGGTTATTGGTATCAGGCAACTATTAAGCAGTCGGTAGTCAGCTTAGTTGGATTAAATTTGGCTGAGGATTATGTATGGCAATGGCGGGTTAAACCAACTGGCAGTTGTAGTTTAGATAAAGTTTTGGTGTCACCCAGCCAGGCTAAAATTTCTAGTTTGACGACTCCTAATAATACCAAAGATTTTATTGGTCAGGCAGTGGCAAGTAACTGTAATATTTTGTCGCCTAGTGGTTATAGTTGGCAATGGTCTAGCGATAATACTACTAAAGCTACAGTAACTCCCTTATCTAATAGTTTTAAATCTCGAGCGACGGCTAAAGATTGGACGGCGGTTGATCAGCCAGTTATGATTAAGGCTAAAATTTCTAGCGAGAATAAGGAAAACCAAAGTAGATTATATATAACAGATAAAGATATAGACGTAGGAAGCGATCCAGATAGTACGGTTTTACGTTTAATAAAAGTGGAGCCCTTAGGTTCGGCGCAAAATGTTTGTCGTAATGCTGTGGTGGTGGCGACTTTTAACCGTCCACCTTTAGCCAATGAAGTTAAGGCTAGTGATTTAGTATTAAAAACGGGTTGTAATGAAGATGCTTGTCCGGAGATTATAGAAACTATACTAGGTACTACTAGTTTACGAGGTAGTCGTTTGATTTTTACGCCTAAAAACAATTTATTGCCACCCAATAGCAGTCATAGTAGTTATCAAGTCTTTTTGCCGTCTGGTCGGTTTGATTGTGGCACAGTTAATAATTGTCAGTGGAATTTTAGAGTTGGGCAGGAAGTTTGTCAGGTTGATAAAGTTTTTATTGATCCAGCAGATCATGTTTATAATAAACCTGGTCAGGGTCAAGAATTTTATGCCCAAGCCCGGGATAAAGAGGATGTAGCCGTTAATGCTTCTTACAAATGGACCAAGAGTGATGCGGCTGGGGTGGTTAGCTTATCAGGTTTAGTATCTGAGCAATCTGTAGTGGCTGTATCTGGTAATAAAAATGGTCGGGCGGCCTTACAAGTAATTGCTGATGCTTCAAATCAATTAGCTGGTCAGGCCAGCACTTCAGCTTTGTTGGAGGTTTATTTATGTGAAGTACCTTGGCAATCTGATGATAATAAGTATAATTTTCGTTTGCGCTATTGTCGATCCGTGACAGTGAACGATTCTAGTGCTGGTTTACCAGAGTTAATCAAAGCCGGTCCCTTGCCGGGTCAAGGCGATTTATTAAATGAATATTTATTGCGGATAGATGGTAGTGAGGATGTTATTGGTTTAAGAGTTTATAGCAATAATAATCAGTTAAATCCGATGGATTGGTATAATAACCGTTCAGATATTATTAAAGCCAACCCTAAATTAATTGGTAATTTGGATGATTATTCGGCTATTCAGGATGGTAATAGCGTTTACGTTGGAGCGGTTAATTTAACTGCTGGGAAAGCCTATTCTAATATTTATGTGTTGTCTTATAATAAATCAGCTGGACAATCAATGACTCAAATATTCAATGAGTTAATAAATAATTGGCAATTTAATATTAATTTATCTTCAACTGATTCAATAAGTAAATTGAAGCGTGATTATCAAAGGTTAACCGATTTAAGAACTATAAGAACCGCTTTGGAAGATTATTATCAAGCCAAAGGTTCGTATCCAGTTTTATCAGCGGGAACTTATTTAACTGGGCGGACAGTCAGTGCGTGGCCGTCTTGGCAATCGGAGTTAGGCAATGTTTTAGGTGCTGGTTTGCCAGTGGACCCAAAAAATAAATTAGTTGATTGTGGTAGTGGTTATAATGCTAATACTTGTTGGAATGAAGTAATTAAGAATTTTAAGTGTTCTTTGGGTTCACATGTTTATCAATATATCTATAATGGCCAGGGTGGTTTGACTGGCTATAGTTTATTAGCTAATTTTGAATATAAAAACATTATTTGGTCCTTATCAAGTGGCGAAGTAACAATTTCTAACAATGATAATTGTGATAGTTATAAGTACAATTCAACTAGTCAAAATATAAAAATTGACCCCAAGCAATTAGAGGCGGTTGAATAA
- a CDS encoding 30S ribosomal protein S21 produces the protein MKRKDGESVEGLIRRFSKKVQQSGIILRTKKRQRFEPTKSKGEQRVDAVRRQKIRGRKEYLRKTGQLTEEDLRSRNPKIKALIKRTLR, from the coding sequence GTGAAAAGAAAAGATGGAGAATCGGTCGAAGGACTGATTCGTCGTTTTTCTAAAAAAGTCCAGCAATCAGGCATTATACTGCGTACTAAAAAGCGCCAACGTTTTGAGCCGACGAAAAGTAAAGGGGAGCAAAGGGTGGATGCTGTTCGTCGTCAGAAAATTAGGGGACGTAAGGAGTATTTGCGCAAAACTGGTCAATTAACGGAAGAAGATTTGCGCAGTCGTAACCCTAAGATTAAAGCTCTTATTAAAAGAACCTTACGTTAA
- the lepB gene encoding signal peptidase I, whose protein sequence is MSNYWKETGQFLSEVIKVGLISLAIILPVRYFLVQPFYVKGESMEPTYLNSDYLLIDEISFRFREVKRGEVVVLRYPRNEREFFIKRIIGLPHDRVVIKEGAVWLAINGQSLEKITEDYLPTGVITQGDQDITLQIDQYYVLGDNRGASLDSRSFGPIIKREIVGRSWLRAWPFDRLAIFNLSVIN, encoded by the coding sequence ATGTCTAATTATTGGAAAGAGACTGGACAATTTTTAAGCGAAGTAATTAAAGTCGGTTTGATATCATTGGCGATTATTTTGCCAGTTCGTTATTTTTTAGTGCAACCTTTTTATGTTAAAGGTGAATCAATGGAGCCGACTTATTTGAATAGTGATTATTTATTGATTGATGAAATAAGTTTTCGCTTTAGAGAAGTGAAACGCGGTGAAGTAGTAGTATTGAGATATCCTAGAAATGAAAGGGAATTTTTTATAAAAAGAATAATTGGTTTGCCTCATGACCGGGTGGTTATTAAAGAAGGGGCTGTTTGGTTGGCAATAAATGGACAGTCATTGGAAAAAATAACGGAAGATTATTTGCCAACGGGTGTAATTACTCAAGGTGATCAGGATATTACTTTGCAAATTGATCAGTATTATGTTTTGGGGGATAACCGAGGTGCTAGTTTGGACTCCCGGAGTTTTGGGCCGATTATTAAAAGGGAGATAGTTGGCCGTAGTTGGCTAAGAGCTTGGCCATTTGATCGGTTAGCTATTTTTAATCTATCGGTAATCAATTAA
- the hisS gene encoding histidine--tRNA ligase, protein MMFNNKNSNKKTSRSEKEALALAAKSGVKQKRISTPQLVRGMHDIMPTDWLWWNYINEQIVKQADIYGYSRLETPILEKTSLFTRAIGTATDIVEKEMYSFVDQSGDHLTLRPEYTAGLARAYIEHGMLAWPQPVKVYSLGPIFRHERPQAGRYRSFWQIDYEILGDPSAMADSQIILTALSLCQSLSLPVTVQINSVGCPDCRVDYRQALQDYYRTKKSDLCEDCKKRLQRNPLRLLDCKEPACRDLTKNAPQLVDSLCQNCRQHFVTVLEYLDGVELTYQLNPYLVRGLDYYTRTVFEIWSQDDEGGQTALAAGGRYDNLIAELGGQETAAVGFAAGVDRLVNEMKQRQVDLPAPNNPDVFLACLGNEAKKLALKLFEDLKNQGVRVGENFAKDGLKAQLESANRLGVKYTLVLGQKEMMDGTVIVRDMENGIQETVDLKKIVNEVKKRLVAYRTEVSLAQDVLGK, encoded by the coding sequence ATGATGTTTAACAATAAAAATTCTAATAAAAAAACTAGTCGTTCAGAAAAGGAGGCTTTGGCTTTGGCGGCTAAGTCTGGTGTGAAGCAGAAAAGAATTTCTACTCCTCAGTTAGTTAGAGGGATGCATGATATTATGCCAACTGATTGGTTGTGGTGGAATTATATTAATGAGCAGATAGTTAAGCAGGCTGATATTTATGGTTATAGTCGTTTGGAAACGCCAATTTTAGAAAAGACTTCTTTGTTTACTCGAGCAATTGGTACGGCCACGGATATTGTCGAGAAAGAAATGTATTCTTTTGTAGACCAGTCAGGTGATCATTTAACCTTACGGCCGGAATACACGGCAGGTTTAGCTAGGGCTTATATAGAGCATGGTATGTTAGCTTGGCCTCAGCCAGTTAAAGTATATTCTTTAGGGCCAATTTTTAGGCATGAACGTCCGCAAGCTGGTCGGTATAGAAGCTTTTGGCAGATTGACTATGAAATATTAGGTGACCCTTCGGCCATGGCCGACAGTCAGATAATTTTAACAGCTTTGTCTTTGTGTCAAAGCTTGAGTTTGCCGGTAACGGTTCAAATAAATAGTGTTGGTTGTCCGGATTGTCGAGTGGATTATCGCCAGGCTTTGCAGGATTATTATCGAACTAAAAAATCAGATTTATGCGAGGATTGTAAAAAAAGATTGCAACGTAATCCTTTACGTTTGTTGGATTGTAAAGAACCAGCTTGTCGAGATTTGACCAAAAACGCTCCTCAGTTGGTAGATTCGTTATGTCAAAATTGCCGCCAGCATTTTGTGACTGTTTTGGAATACTTGGATGGCGTGGAATTGACTTATCAATTGAATCCTTATTTGGTGCGAGGTTTGGATTATTATACTAGAACGGTTTTTGAAATTTGGAGTCAAGATGATGAAGGAGGTCAAACCGCTTTGGCGGCGGGTGGTCGTTATGATAATTTAATAGCTGAATTAGGTGGGCAAGAAACAGCAGCCGTCGGTTTTGCTGCAGGTGTGGATCGTTTAGTTAATGAAATGAAACAACGTCAAGTAGACTTACCAGCTCCTAATAATCCGGATGTGTTTTTGGCTTGTTTAGGTAATGAAGCTAAAAAATTAGCTTTGAAACTATTTGAAGATTTAAAAAATCAGGGTGTGAGGGTTGGAGAAAATTTTGCTAAGGATGGTTTAAAGGCTCAATTGGAGAGTGCTAATCGTTTAGGTGTTAAGTATACTTTGGTTTTAGGTCAAAAAGAAATGATGGATGGTACGGTAATTGTGAGAGATATGGAAAACGGAATTCAGGAAACGGTTGATCTTAAAAAAATAGTCAATGAAGTAAAGAAGCGTTTAGTGGCTTATCGGACTGAAGTTTCTTTGGCTCAAGATGTTTTGGGTAAATAA
- a CDS encoding thrombospondin type 3 repeat-containing protein yields MFNIKNQTTDNIDKEEINPLENTKESVWGQIYTMPVTYQAPLPKDNIFLKYWWLGAIGAVVLAATFGIYFLLRNSQSVAPNNLPVAVNQPIQNISDPSESETLEEPAPATPAERDRLRYKDIRNIQAALEIYKAEQKRYPLAVQPIILGSQPYQVLAAIGFTAVAQPPLYMDKVPTNPEPGGLPYLYESPDGLVYTIKFSLEEGVAGLLTGEQLAGPLGINVQLEETITEVRSVVPPSLTSDQDADGLTDMEEAIFGTDVNKPDSDSDGYLDGSEVNQGYDPIKADGAKLIDSEKFSWYKNEKFNYDILYPLAWLAKATDQETTEVIFSGAEGEFIEVLVVDNPGKLTAVDWYAKQVPNLKPAEVPIVTIGDLTWARSLDGLNLYTTLNNSLVTLSYNIGTRTQASYYHLFQAMVKSFQVVKNVVNLPPGGNNPPAL; encoded by the coding sequence GTGTTTAATATAAAAAATCAAACTACTGATAATATAGACAAGGAAGAAATTAACCCGCTTGAGAATACTAAGGAATCAGTTTGGGGGCAAATTTATACTATGCCTGTGACTTATCAAGCTCCTTTACCTAAAGATAATATTTTTTTGAAATATTGGTGGTTAGGGGCGATTGGAGCAGTAGTTTTGGCGGCTACTTTTGGTATATATTTTTTATTGCGTAATTCTCAATCAGTTGCACCTAATAATTTACCAGTTGCCGTTAATCAACCTATTCAAAATATATCGGACCCCTCGGAGTCTGAGACTTTAGAAGAACCAGCACCAGCTACCCCAGCTGAACGAGATCGTTTGCGTTACAAAGATATTCGTAATATTCAAGCAGCTTTGGAAATTTATAAAGCTGAACAAAAACGTTATCCTTTAGCAGTTCAGCCGATAATTTTAGGTAGCCAACCTTATCAGGTTTTAGCAGCCATTGGTTTTACGGCCGTAGCTCAGCCACCTTTGTATATGGACAAAGTGCCAACTAATCCAGAACCAGGCGGTTTACCTTATTTGTATGAAAGCCCTGACGGTTTAGTTTATACTATAAAATTTTCTTTAGAAGAAGGGGTGGCTGGTTTGTTAACAGGTGAACAATTGGCTGGACCTTTGGGTATAAATGTTCAATTAGAAGAAACCATAACAGAAGTTCGGTCAGTCGTACCGCCTAGTTTAACTAGTGATCAGGATGCAGATGGTTTAACGGATATGGAGGAGGCAATTTTTGGTACCGATGTTAATAAGCCGGACAGTGACAGTGACGGTTATTTGGATGGAAGTGAAGTTAATCAGGGTTATGATCCAATTAAAGCCGATGGTGCCAAATTAATAGACTCGGAAAAATTTTCCTGGTATAAGAATGAGAAATTTAATTATGATATTTTATACCCCTTAGCTTGGTTAGCTAAAGCTACAGACCAAGAGACCACGGAAGTAATTTTTTCTGGAGCAGAAGGTGAATTTATTGAAGTTTTAGTAGTGGATAATCCAGGGAAGTTAACAGCAGTTGATTGGTATGCTAAACAGGTGCCAAATTTAAAACCTGCCGAGGTTCCGATTGTGACTATTGGTGATTTAACCTGGGCTAGAAGTTTGGATGGGCTTAATTTGTATACGACTTTGAATAATAGTTTGGTGACTTTAAGTTATAATATCGGAACGCGTACGCAAGCTTCCTATTATCATTTGTTTCAGGCTATGGTTAAGTCTTTTCAGGTAGTTAAGAATGTTGTTAATTTGCCACCAGGTGGTAATAATCCACCAGCTTTATAA
- the ybeY gene encoding rRNA maturation RNase YbeY: protein MLGVGFVFEYNNLAGGVIPFAFLKQTKKIIKKFHLVTGFSLQELSLVFVSRPVMRQLNTRHRHQNKVTDILSFTYQVEPIVGELIVCLDQAIIQAKRRQHSLAKELSILFGHGLLHLAGYDHLVVSERKIMRDLEKRILF from the coding sequence ATGCTCGGAGTTGGTTTTGTTTTTGAGTATAATAATTTAGCCGGCGGTGTAATACCGTTCGCTTTTCTAAAGCAAACCAAAAAAATTATAAAAAAATTTCATCTGGTAACCGGATTTAGTTTGCAGGAATTGTCTTTAGTTTTTGTTAGTCGGCCAGTGATGCGTCAATTAAATACTCGGCACCGTCATCAAAATAAAGTAACAGATATTTTATCTTTTACTTATCAAGTTGAGCCAATTGTAGGGGAGCTTATTGTTTGTTTAGATCAAGCTATTATTCAAGCTAAACGGCGCCAACATTCTCTAGCTAAAGAACTTAGCATTCTTTTTGGTCATGGTTTACTTCATTTGGCCGGTTATGATCATCTAGTGGTTAGTGAAAGAAAAATAATGAGAGATTTAGAAAAAAGAATTTTATTTTAA
- a CDS encoding diacylglycerol kinase: MFIFRIAKQWLRRFSYAGRGLVYLWRREVSFRWEILAAILVVGYAWWNNWDLLAWLLLLLICFFVLSGEILNTILERLMDLLEPKFSEAVGRLKDMLAALVLLAAGLAVVVGLFLIFNN, translated from the coding sequence ATGTTTATATTTAGAATAGCAAAACAATGGTTAAGGCGTTTTAGTTATGCTGGTCGGGGCTTGGTTTATTTGTGGCGTCGGGAGGTTAGTTTTCGTTGGGAAATTTTAGCGGCTATTTTAGTTGTAGGCTACGCTTGGTGGAATAACTGGGATTTATTAGCTTGGTTATTATTATTATTGATTTGTTTTTTTGTTTTATCTGGTGAAATATTAAATACTATTTTGGAAAGATTAATGGATCTTTTGGAGCCCAAGTTTTCCGAGGCAGTAGGTCGATTAAAGGACATGTTGGCAGCTTTGGTACTTTTGGCCGCTGGCTTAGCCGTCGTGGTTGGGCTTTTTTTAATATTCAATAACTAG